Sequence from the Vanacampus margaritifer isolate UIUO_Vmar chromosome 18, RoL_Vmar_1.0, whole genome shotgun sequence genome:
CACAATAACGTTTATGATGTCTGGACATTCCTCAGTTGCTTATGTAACCGATGTGCGCAGGTTTCAGCTTGGACAAGGTGCCACGGGACTTGGACGTCATTGTGATCGGCAGTGGCATTGGCGGGCTGGCTGCGGGCGCCACGCTCGCCAAGGCGGGCAAGAAGGTTCTGATTCTGGAGCAGCACGACCAGGCCGGAGGCTGCTGCCACACCTACATCGAGAAAGGCTTTGAGTTTGACGTTGGTATggtaatgctaatgctaacgctaacgctaACGCTAACCATAAAGCTAAATCTAGCCCCTAACCCCTAATTATAACAATGACTTCCTAAACCATAATCCTGATTCCTAACCCTTAATCACATGAGACATGAGAAACAATCTGAAAACATTTGAAGTTAGCAttgaaatgctaatgctaacccaAACAGTGATAGCAGTGTAGAACGGTTAAAAATACTCTACATTGCCTTTTTGTCTCCAAATGTTGAGGAAAATCTGGTCCCGTTCTCGCAGGCCTTCACTACATTGGTCAGCTCCACGAGAATAGTCTTCTGCGCATCATCTTTGACCAGCTGTCGGAGGGTCAGCTGGAGTTCCAGGAGCTAAACCCCCACTTCGATACCATCCAAATCGGGCAGGGGGACGACAAACGGGAGTACACCATCGTCTCGGGCAAAACCGAGATGAAGGCTCACCTCTTGAAGCAGTTTCCGGATGACACGGATGCCATCGAGGCCTTCTTCAAAATCATGAAGGTACCGCAGGCTTGCTTACcttaatgccccccccccccccccccgccagaaGGGACGTCCCGCGTAGTCAACCCCCATTTTCTGTCCGCCAGATCTCAGCCAAGAAGACTCACTACCTGGCAACCCTGAAGCTCATCCCGCAGTGGTTGTCTTTGTTCCTGTTGAAATCGGGAATCGCAGACCTGGTCTCGCCGGTTTTCCGCCTCACCGGAACGTCTGCGACCGAGTTGGTGAACACACTGACCGCTAACAAGGATCTCCATGTCATCTTTTCGTACCTTTTCTATGGTGTGTGTTCAGACTACCTCAAGTGTTCTAGTGTTGGACTTAATACAAAGTGATAATAAAAAGTTCTTCTATCTGTTAGGTGTACCTCCAAAGGACTCCAGTATTTTGATAAACGCCCTCTTGGTCCATCACTACAAACGAGGGGCATATTACCCCAAAGGGGGCGGCAGCGAGATCGCCTTCAACATCATCCGCACCATTCAGAAGTACGGCGGCAACTGCCTGGTGCGAGCGCCCGTCTCGGAGATCCTAGTCGACCACAAGGGGGCGGCGCACGGTGAGAAAAATGAATCCCAGGTGGATACGAAATACTCTTAAGAGTGAGGACTTCAAGACCGTGTCACGTGGTAGGTGTGAAGGTGAGGAAAGGCGGAGAAGAGGTGGAGATCCACGCCCCGGTGGTGGTCTCGAATTGCGGCATCTTCACCACCTTCCAGAAACTTCTACCACGTGAGATCCAGGTCAAGCCAGGTGATGCaagagcaacttttttttgggttcaTCCGATTCGGAATGTGCGAGGTTCAGAACGAGGCAGCGTTGTCCCTCCGCAGACATCCAGGAGAGGCTGAACATGATGAAGCACGGCAGAGGATCCTTCTTGGTCTTCTCTGGTTTCGACGGCACCGAGGAGGAGCTCGGTCTCGAGTCCACAAATTTCTGGCTGTTCAAAAACAACGACATGGACACATCGTACGTAAACGAACACACCGTGGCGTCTTAAGTGttctttgaagttttttttttcttcttcagtcttCTTCTAATCTCTTTAGTCACTTTTGATCCTCCTTGGTCTTCTTCAGTCCTCAGTTTTCTGTGGTATACGTCCATCATCTACAGTCATATTCAGCATTCTTCTGTCTTTGGTCTACTTTAGTCCTCTTTGGTCTTTGCTAGCATTCTTCAGTAGTTTTCAGTCCTAGTCTTCAGTCCTTCTAGGCCCTCTGCAGTTATCTGAAGGTCTTCTTTAGTCCTCTTCAGTCCTTTTCAGTCCTAGTCTTCAGTCTTTCTAGGCTCTCTGCAGTTATCTGAAGGTCTTCTTTAGTCCTGTTTGGTCTTCTTTAATTCATCAGTCCTCTTTAGTCTTCTTCAGTCCTCTTCAGTCTTTTTCAGTCCTTTTCAGTCCTAGTCTTCAGTCTTTCTAGGCCCTCTGCAGTTATCTGAAGGTCTCATTTAgtcctctttggtcttctttAATTCATCAGTCCTCTTGAGTCTTCTTCAGTCCTCTTTTGTCCTCTTCAGTCCTCTTCAGTCTTCTTCAGTCCTCTTTTGTCTTCTTCAGTATTTTTCAGTCCTTTTCAGTCCAAGTCTTCAGTCTTCCTAGGCCCTCTTCAGCCCCCTTCAGTCCTCATCGTCCAATTCAGTATTTTTCAGTCCATCTTCTGTCCTTTTCCATCTTCTCCAGTCCCTTTCAGTCCTCTTCAGTCTTTATAAGTCTACTCCAGTCCTATTATTCAACCATTTTCAATCTTTGTCATGCCGTGTCAGACTTccgttttttcccccagccATCTTCTTTTACTTCAATACTTTTctttgacctcactagtctaaacatgacattctgataaataatacatttgtggaatatgagttatgaagcaaaatccagccgttttttttttccatctcaaggggcggccattttgctacttgctgtcgactgaagatgacatcaatgttgctcagctaacgaccaatcacagcgcacctgatttctgaagctgagctgtgattggttgttacctgagccctgagcaactgtgatgtcatcttcagtcgacagcaagtggcaaaatggccgccctttgaaatggatgaaaacagctggattgaactcatattccacaactataatattaattagaatgtcatgtttagactagtgaggtcacatataacatattagtgtcaagaatgctttttttttgggtgggggggggggggactgtgACTTCCCCATTTTCTTTAGCCTTCTTCACTCTTTTTCATCCTTCACTCCTTTTCAGTCTAGTTCTGCCTTCCTCAGCTATACCCAGTCTTTCTAAAGCGTCTTCTTGTCGGGATCCTGCATGTAAATATCGGCCACCAGGGGGTAGTGTTGTATAAGAAGAGTTTTGTGTGAACCCGTTCCACTGGGAGCGCTCCCAGAAGTTTTCCACATGTGATCAATGGAAGGAAAAAATTCCGAGTTATTGTTTGACTTTGTTCTAAGCGAGCTGCAATTCTAATCTGGTCATCTAGATGGAGCACAGGCtcattcagaatttttttaattttttttttttaaaaatgtttggatGACTCCATTTTAAGATGTGTCCCTCTTTGTGTTTGTTGTAGGATGGAGGACTTTTTTGCTTTGAGCAAAGAGGAAGCACCAGACAACATCCCCATGATGTTCATCACCATGCCGTCGTCCAAAGACCCGGAGGCCAAGATAAGACACCCTGGTACAAAGCAACACCTTAGTGTTATAGTGTGCGGTTCTTCGGCTTCCTgtcacattcccaaaacatgcaaatgaggttcattgaagactcaaaattgtccataggtgtgaatgtaaacACGAAGCAGCTCACCCAAAATGATTGTATAGAAAGTTGTGACATCCATAAATGGTGTCCACAGGGAAATCTTGCATGACCATCCTGACCATGGTGAAGTACGAATGGTTCGAGGAGTGGAAGGACACCACGGTCCGCAAACGCGGCGACGAATATCACAACTACAAAATGAGATTCGCCAACAAGCTCTTTGACTGGGCCTGCCAGTTGTTCCCAAAAATCAAAGACAAGGTGAGGTCTTGGGTCCAGGAAGGTTTGCCATAACGTTCCGTTTTTAACCAACCGCCGTCTGCCCTCCAGTTGGTCTTCCAGGACGTGGCCACGCCCCTGACCAACACGCACTACCTGGGCGCCCAGCGCGGCGCCATGTACTCGGCCGAGCATAACCTGGAGCGCTTCCAAGCCGAGGCGGTGGCGAGGAACCGCTGCCACACTCCCGTCAAGAACCTCTTCCTCTCCGGTAAGGACGCTCATGACAACAAATTCTTTTGTGACGCGCTGAGTTGATAAACCAAATACCGATTGTTGTTTTCCAGGCCAAGATGTGTTCAGCTGCGGAATCGCGGGAGCGCTGCACGGCGGCGTCCTTTGCGCCTCGGCCGTGCTGGAGCGCATCGTCTACATCGACTTGCTCTTCATGAAGAAGAAGCTGAAACGGCGCAAAGCCAAAGAGCTGCTGGCCCTGCTGGCCCGGAAGAAACTTCAGTGAGCTGTCcgtcttttttgtttattttttataaaaaaaatacttttgtaggATCTGCAGGTGATCAAAGAGTAGCTCCATGACATATTTTCATGTGAATTTTATTAATTGTTGTCTTATTTATGAATGTATGTAAGATAGCAGAGATGAATGTATGTAAGACATGTCATTTaatctttttactttttttatgggaatgttTTTACCCCTTTTATTCCACTGTGAAGAACTATGAAATTCAATTAATATTTACTATGAGAATAGACAAtcttattataattttatttattatgacttaaaaaaattgaatttcatAACATTGAGAATTTTCTTTTAAGAAAAATCAAACTCTTTtgcttttcaaaaaagaaaatctgatgtatatattttttaattatttaaaaaaatatatgactaATTGTTAATACATGATTTTATTGTTGTAATATAATGTTTCTTCCATTTGGCATTTTTcctggaaaaagaaaataaagttttcattaaatatttatttttggaagtgagtgtgaacatttttcccaaaaaagagCATCTTTCtcgaaaaaaaacattttccctaATACTTGAACGAGTGAAAAAGTTGCGCAAATTCAAATGCTGAAGTGTGAAAAAGGTGCTTTAGTTCCATCATGCTAACCGCCACCTGTGAGGTCCCCACCTGACTATTTgcaaactgcccccccccccccctccacgcTGTTTGCTTTAACGCtaaaatcaaacattttgaGGGAAACCTCAAACTTCCTGCACTAAGTGAACATTTCCTCGCTAAACGGCCGCCAGACAAACTTCAGCAGCGAGGGGTCCGAGGGGATGAATGCCCCCTCTGTCCGACCGGTTGATGGGACGCCAAAGCGCACCGAGCGAGGGCTACTTCTTACCAGgactggagggggggggggggggactcgtTTTCGGGGCTGAGGACGTTTAAATGAATAAGTTTACCTTTATTAGTGTATCCATCTAAAATGGCTCACCATTCCTGCCAACGATATtgtatttgatcaaaaatataatttacaatTGAATGTGCTTACAAGATCATGATcagtgtttgttttaatttctattcTCAATCATGAGAACATTAATAGCTGAAATaggcaaaaagacaaaatgggACCAGCGGGCAAGGATAGCTAACTACATGCTAGCTAATATAGCTAGTAGCCTACATTTTAGCTAGCAGTATTGTTAGCTATACTTGCCTATTGGttacgtttttgttgttgttgtctataTAACTTGCTAACACTACACTTGATGTTAGCACTCTTATATTGAAGCATATTCACACAAATTCTGGACAGTTCACTACTTAACAGACTGACCCTAACTTTATGACAGGAACAGAAATTAAAAGTGGTTTTCCCATTACACTTTATAAGTAGTACTTGTGACTGTATTACGCCTCTTTAACGTGTTATTTTGTACACACggtgttattgtttttgtgttatttttttctacttttggtATTAAATGATGTGACAACCGTAGTAACAAAGGTAGGCAGCCAGTATCATGTTTTACACGACACCTCtgtaatatgttttttatgacAAGGTGATAGTCGGATTCAAACGTTGTGGACGTACTATTTactgatttcaaaacaaatccATGGCTCAATTGTAGTTCGGCCCAGCAAATCTGCAAGAACTTGCATGTTATTCACCGTGCTTGCTCCCTACACACCGAATGTTTAGGAAGTCGAAATGAGTGAGGAGTCACTTGGGTTGCTCGTCTGGAAGCTGAGCAGCAGACAAAACGTGCAATTAGCATGGCGGGTTGAAGAGCACCACTCCCAAAATAAACTACCATTGCAACGTTCCCACTCAAAAATCGAATCTTGAAAaatttgagggttttttttccatgtaagAAAATACCACCTTTTCCATGTAATaccaacatttttgtcaatttttttttaatgtagtgttaacaaaaaaatagttttagaaaaaaaaacaacgccttactatacatggtctttaaaaaaataaatatttttttactatatacatggtcataaaaaaacccgccttactatatatggttgtttaaaaaaaaaaaagccttactatatacatggttgtttaaaaaaaagtgtcgtactaaaaacgccttactatacatggtctctaaatttgttttttacttcatacatggtcgtttacaaaaaatgtttgttttttttactatatacacggtcattaaaaaaaaacacgccttGCTTTCCATGgtctttaaaattgtaatttttttaatatatacatggtcgttaaaaaaaacggCTTGCTTTACATGgtctttcaattttttattttttttttatacttgatacatcgtcatttaaaaaaaaaacgccttcctatatacatggtctttaaaaaaagtttttttttttactttatacatggtcgtttaaaaaaaccCGCCTTGTTAtacatggttgtttaaaaaaaaacagcttactaaaaacgccttactagacatggtctttaaaaaatattattattatttttaactatatacatagtcgtttaaaaaaaagccttactatacatggttgattttgggaaaaaacaaaacgccttactatacaggggcttaaaaaataaaacatttttttactatatACTCGGTCGTTAAAAAAACACGCCTTGTTATAtatggtctttaaaaaaaatgttttttttactatatacatggtcgtttaaaaaaaagccttactggtcgtttttgaaaaaaaaaatgaaaaaaaaccccGCCTTACTATaaatggtcgtttaaaaaaaaacgccttactatatatactgtacatggtctttaaaaaaatatttttttttactctatacttgttcgttaaaaaaaaacgccttgCTATATACATGGTattcccccccaaattttttttgtaactttttacatggtcgtttaaaaaaaagccttactatacatggtcgttttttaaaaaaaataaaaaatacgccttactatatatacatggtctttaaaaattgttttgtttttttactatatacatggtcgttaaaaaaaacgccttgctatacatggtcgtttttggagaaaaaaaacaaaaacaaaaaacgccttacaatacatggtcgttttgaaaaagaaaaaacgccttactataaaCGGTCGTTAAGAATTCCGCCTTATGGTTGCTTGAAAAAcaaacggacaaaaaaaaatcttactatattcatggtcgtttaaaaaaaaaaaaacccgcctTACTAAAAACAcctacatggtcgttaaaaggaaaaaaaaagggaatttgaGATGGTCAATTGTCATTGCGGCACTGCTAATGTGAAAGATATGCAGTTTGTGTCAAATCTGTTGGCCCTCTAGGGGCCCCTTCTGGCTCAGGGGCCTCAAGCAATTGCTTGCCTTGCCTGatggcaaactttttttctttttttttgcactcactcacgcacacatacaaacaaggTCTACCAGGCgaggaagcgaacccacgccaacctgcatcgtagaAAACTGACGGTTCCACTTCCGCCACCCCAGAGCCTGCCTAATAGCAAACTACGCCTCTGGCTGAGCCTGAAGTCGTGGcggaggctcctcctcctcctcctcctcaaacTGAACTTCTTCCCCTGCTGCTCCCAACGTGTCAACTCACCGCAAATCTGTTCGGATCCACTTTTGGGGTCGGTAGAGCGCCCCCGATGGGTCACGTCAAAAATTGACGGTAAATGTCAGGCACAAATGCACGCGTGTACAACTTCAGCTCTATGTcgatatgtattatttttttttactgtacattttgtttacatgtgTATGTGTCATATATTGGGAGTCTGAGTTTGCAGAGTTCAAGTGGAGTCGTGGCAGCCGTCGGCATCGTTCATCTGTTTGTAATATGACAACTTTCGCTGTAAATTATCTTGTGTGTTGGACTTTAGGAGaaggagagaggggggggggggagaggggggaggaggagaggggcCAGAGTAGGAAACACTATTTTTGGTCcaatatacaacttttttgtgtaaaaaaaatatataaataaaatccccCCCCGGGAGAAATAgacaatttaataaataaataaataaaactctttGCACATATGATGTAAATCTAAAAACTTTTGGGcatgaaaatatgaatttgtgACGAACCGCTCTCATCTTGAGAGATGTGACTCAAACGCGAGAAAATGGCAACGTCCTTGTCTTAGCAACACGACGAGTTGAGGTGTGCGAAGAGTGTCAAGAGTTAACGTGTGTTTGGCAGTCATCTGCACGACGTTCCTCCTCTTcggcctccttctcctcctctcaGTGGATGGTTCACACATGAGCCGCAGTCTCACATTTCAGCATCATGTCCCCCCTCATCTCACGCATTGGCCCGCCCGGTAGCCAAAAATGCATCTGCATACGTCACCTCTCTGCCGGCTAATGGTAGCTaatgcctttattttttttaaatcttactaTAAATAATGCTATTTTTTAGTCTCATCCCATTTTTAGTCTGACTACAcattatgctgttttttttagtcttaCTATACAGCcatgcaattatttatttctttattttttaaatctttaaatcTTCATGTGATTTTTGGTCTTACAATAcatgtctctttttttattatcttatttttatttttatttttttagtttgcaatACATTATGTCATTTTCATCTTACAATACatcatgttattttaaaaaaaaatattactatagcctgtataataataataataataataattttgtcattttttttttatctttagtcttagtcatgattttttttcattatcttaCTATATatcatgacatttttattcttattatacATCATGtagtaattatttttcaaatattaaaataaatcatgtttttttgtcttactATCATCgtgtctttaatttttttttacttatacaTCATGCCATTTTGGTCTTACGatacatcataaaaaaaataatcttatcatgccattaaaaaatattactatacattgtcattttatctatctatctatctatggcaGCAGTTTTAAACAATGTACAAAAgactcacacacagacacacaccgaTGTCATTAAGTGTAAAGCAAATCATCTGAGACTTGAACTTCCTGTTTGGACTTGTGCGTCTGTCCCAATAAGAGGTGCACACTTTTATTAGCATTaagacaaatatgtttttacttATCCAATGAGGACGTTTCACATTGTCAATTTGCATCTGTTGCAAAGTCAATCCAAAAtatactgtttgtttgtttcaagaTTTCTCTCCCTTCTTCCTCTTCTCTGCTTTTATGCCGGTCCTGTCGCTACCTGCCTTGCACATTGCTCAAGCGCTTCATTTCTATACCTCTATCTCCCTCCCCCAGTCTTGAAAGGGTGGCCACTCCGGGGCGTCTCCCTCCTCGGGGGGACGGCACAGTCGCCCTTGGTGGCATCGAGGTGCTCCTCGCACGCTTTAATTCATATTCGTAAAGGAcgtattgacatttttaaaaaaggtggGAGAAGCTTCCAGTGTGGAGCCAGAAGTGGAACATCTTCTGCTTCCATATGAGTCCAAttctagaaagaaagaaagaaaaaaaaaacatctggaaTCACTTAAAGCTGCGCGCAGTGACTTCAGCGTTGGAAAGTAAAAGCTCAGAAGGAAAACTGAAAATAGTGTCAGAGCAGTATTCTTTCTCTTAACAATTCACATAACTAACAGTTTGCTATTTCAGTTACATTCAGTGCACTTAGAATTAAGACAACAAGAAAAAAGCAGTTTCACCGCAAGAGgtagtattatatatatatatatatatatatatatagttatatatatatatttttttttattattattttttttcttcaagaaaccaaagttttatttttcaagaaaaagctgtaatttttttatttattttttttaaataataataataacaatttaaataaaaaaataaaaaaatcagtatttttggaaaaataagttgtatttttttgtatattaaaaaaaaaagtaacagttTTCAGGAgaaaatttcatgttttttgaggTACAAAAGCTTCAAGTTTttccagaacacacacacaaaaaaagtattttaggaGAGGCGAGTCATTTTTTTGCGATAGCTATATATTTTGTGGACGAAAATGTCTCATTGTTCAGAGGCATACTGcagttatttttcaaaatagaaGTGTTTTCGAGAACACTCATATTTATCAAGATGAGAAGTCATcttttcagaaaaacaaaaagcagtatttctaaaaaaaaaaaaagcaatatttgaaATTTTCTACAGTCATATTCTTTAAGAAAAAAGTTATGATCCTAGTttattaattcatattttttagacaattttttctccctaaaaggtaatgatacaagaataaaatcataatttttaattaattattaaaatatatatatatatttttgtagaaTAAAGGTGTAAAAGTGCTAATCTCCCCATGGCATAAAGTGCAAACATCTGAGAATAGGAAGCCACGTCAGGGATGCTAAAGTTCAAAGGTCAGTCTGCCAGCTCCTCCCAGCCAGCTCACAGGGACGTTTCCACGAGTCATAATACTtattttgtgaagaaaaaaagaagtactaAAGGCAATTAGCCGCTATTGCTACTTTGCGCGCTCAGCAGCCATTTTTAACGTGATGTCGCCAACATGTCGAGCGTGAGCGTGAGACGTTTGCCGCGCGGGTGCAAAGTGTGAACGCAAATAGTCGAACTGAGATGATCCGCATTCATGTGTCATTCAGCaggctgtgcaaaaaaaaataaaaataaatcacaaatgcATATCTTCCTCATCATTTATGTTAAAAGTAATcttttgatgtcatcttctacTTACATTCACTCACACTCTTTTTATATAATGCTAAATAGTGTAAGTGTGTTAGCATAGCATGCTAACAATGTGTGGAAATATTAGCTGCACattaaattgttgaaaattatGTACTATAAATCATGTCATAATAAAAATTGATGTCTTACTATATATATCTTGTCGTGAAACATGTAATGCTATACATTATGCCATGTTAAATCACGTCTTAAGACATTGTTATGTTCGAAAATGTCTTTCGGTACATcatgttatattaaaaaaaaaaaaaaaagtgatatatatatataaatatcctatttttaaatatatattttttaaaaacatgcaattCATCAATGCTATACATCAAGTCATGTTGTCTCACATTTTGCCgttcaagtaaaaataataccTTGTTAAAAATGTCCTGTTAAAAATCATGTCTATGAAAATATTGACCTATgaagtcatatttaaaaaaaatgtctaactACCAATTAtgtcatgttaaaaaatgtctttataCACATGACATTAAAAATCATGTCTCACAAATTCCCAATACATCATTttatcatgtcttttttttcttttcttttttttttaaataaaaatgaaaaaaattagttTGTATTTTAGCATGTCTTAATGTTAGCGCCTGGACTCATAGCCCAAATCcatgtttgaatattttttttaccatttaattCAATCAATTTAAATGGGTTACTAATCcaacttgattttaaaaaaaaacgtcattttccaaaaaatgaaaactccaATTAGATTTTTATCAAACATCAtattcataaattttttttaaaaaacatattgctGTGTACACCAAGACATTATGCCAATAACCaatgcgctctctctctctctctctctctctattttacaataaataggTAAAGGCGTTGCTCCAAAGGGTGCAAAAAGTGCACGTTCACCCTCAACtaccatcctcatcctcatcatcacaTAAAGTGCTCCGCCTCCCCCCTTCttttgtggtctttttttttttttttttgggtctgcaTAC
This genomic interval carries:
- the LOC144038565 gene encoding inactive all-trans-retinol 13,14-reductase; this translates as MWLLVFVACLVVWVGATYWYLFGKRSPFSLESVRPPGPRELDQKKRDKIIKQGFSLDKVPRDLDVIVIGSGIGGLAAGATLAKAGKKVLILEQHDQAGGCCHTYIEKGFEFDVGLHYIGQLHENSLLRIIFDQLSEGQLEFQELNPHFDTIQIGQGDDKREYTIVSGKTEMKAHLLKQFPDDTDAIEAFFKIMKISAKKTHYLATLKLIPQWLSLFLLKSGIADLVSPVFRLTGTSATELVNTLTANKDLHVIFSYLFYGVPPKDSSILINALLVHHYKRGAYYPKGGGSEIAFNIIRTIQKYGGNCLVRAPVSEILVDHKGAAHGVKVRKGGEEVEIHAPVVVSNCGIFTTFQKLLPREIQVKPDIQERLNMMKHGRGSFLVFSGFDGTEEELGLESTNFWLFKNNDMDTSMEDFFALSKEEAPDNIPMMFITMPSSKDPEAKIRHPGKSCMTILTMVKYEWFEEWKDTTVRKRGDEYHNYKMRFANKLFDWACQLFPKIKDKLVFQDVATPLTNTHYLGAQRGAMYSAEHNLERFQAEAVARNRCHTPVKNLFLSGQDVFSCGIAGALHGGVLCASAVLERIVYIDLLFMKKKLKRRKAKELLALLARKKLQ